In Vibrio japonicus, one DNA window encodes the following:
- a CDS encoding GreA/GreB family elongation factor, protein MNKSDLRQSILDVLEQKLKVAHRSMKRAIESATDEETIPEHKYDTLALEASYLAHGQAMRVQESEKEIRLFRDLVLPDAPEKVVLGSLVTLLDCDEQQQLFFAAPCEGGLKVSFADQTVTLVTFESPLGKALKGMQVGDEVRYQAGVNTYYYEIETIS, encoded by the coding sequence ATGAATAAATCTGATCTGCGCCAAAGCATTTTAGATGTTTTAGAGCAGAAATTAAAAGTAGCCCACCGTTCGATGAAACGAGCGATAGAATCTGCGACCGACGAAGAGACGATACCCGAGCACAAATACGATACTTTGGCATTAGAAGCGTCGTACTTAGCACATGGTCAAGCAATGCGTGTGCAAGAGAGCGAAAAAGAGATTCGTCTATTCAGAGATTTGGTATTACCTGACGCGCCAGAAAAAGTCGTGCTGGGTTCACTTGTGACCCTGCTTGATTGCGATGAACAGCAGCAATTGTTTTTTGCAGCACCTTGCGAAGGTGGACTGAAGGTTTCTTTTGCTGATCAGACAGTGACGCTAGTGACGTTTGAATCGCCTTTAGGGAAGGCGCTCAAAGGCATGCAAGTCGGTGACGAGGTGCGCTACCAAGCGGGTGTAAATACATACTATTACGAAATAGAAACCATAAGCTGA
- a CDS encoding FAD:protein FMN transferase — protein sequence MKKWLVAFASLLILAGCEKPAEQIHLTGPTMGTTYNIKYIAAEGIPTPDELQKEVDRLLEEVNDQMSTYRKDSELSRFNQYTESDAFEVSPQTATVVKEAIRLNHLTMGALDVTVGPLVNLWGFGPEARPEVVPTDEELEARRVKTGIEHLQVSANTLKKDIPSLYVDLSTIAKGWGVDVVADYIQSQGVMNYMVEVGGEMRLKGVNREGVAWRIAIEKPSVEERAIQEIIEPGDMAVATSGDYRNYFERDGVRYSHIINPETGKPINHKVVSVTVLDKSSMTADGLATGLMVLGEVKGMQVAQEHNIPVLMIVKTEDGFEELVSEAYKPFINK from the coding sequence GTGAAAAAGTGGCTTGTTGCGTTTGCTTCTCTATTGATTTTAGCGGGTTGTGAAAAGCCAGCTGAGCAAATACATCTTACGGGTCCTACAATGGGGACTACGTACAATATCAAGTATATTGCCGCTGAAGGCATCCCGACTCCTGATGAACTACAAAAGGAAGTTGACCGTTTGCTGGAAGAAGTGAACGATCAGATGTCGACTTACCGTAAAGACTCTGAGTTAAGCCGTTTCAATCAGTATACTGAGTCTGATGCGTTTGAAGTGTCTCCTCAAACAGCAACGGTGGTGAAAGAAGCTATCCGATTGAATCATCTTACTATGGGTGCATTGGATGTGACTGTGGGTCCATTGGTCAACCTTTGGGGATTTGGTCCTGAAGCTCGTCCTGAAGTTGTACCGACAGATGAAGAACTGGAAGCTCGTAGAGTCAAAACAGGTATTGAGCATCTTCAAGTATCGGCAAATACACTGAAGAAAGACATTCCTAGCCTTTATGTGGATCTATCAACGATCGCCAAAGGGTGGGGAGTGGATGTTGTTGCTGATTACATCCAATCTCAGGGTGTAATGAACTACATGGTGGAAGTGGGTGGCGAAATGCGTCTGAAAGGTGTTAACCGTGAAGGTGTAGCATGGCGTATTGCGATTGAGAAGCCGTCAGTGGAAGAGCGTGCGATTCAAGAAATTATCGAACCTGGTGATATGGCTGTGGCAACATCGGGTGATTACCGCAACTACTTTGAGCGTGATGGCGTTCGTTACTCGCACATCATCAACCCAGAAACAGGTAAGCCAATTAACCACAAAGTGGTCTCGGTGACGGTGTTAGACAAATCTTCTATGACCGCAGATGGCTTGGCGACAGGTTTGATGGTGTTGGGGGAAGTCAAAGGTATGCAGGTCGCACAAGAGCACAACATTCCAGTTTTAATGATTGTTAAAACTGAAGATGGATTTGAAGAGTTGGTTTCAGAGGCTTATAAGCCATTTATAAACAAATAA
- a CDS encoding YggN family protein, with protein sequence MKKVLLTLPLLLSGPVLASQCKVDIKNEIHLDGEAVEIYQKGGDTAIVDANNNLQIAGENVALTTEQKQLLSDYRESLNAYIPRVKQMAQDGLELANNVIDDVAVSFDAPGAFDNVKDSMKKFYEDVESRYYKNGDFILPVDGVSSMADTWTQDLEKAGELFNEEFVISAFNAMSEKMKAEGGINLTQMANSMTELKERVSQSIAEHEKDVIEQGQEFCDSLGDMADQEQKLHQKIPELKDYQVFTI encoded by the coding sequence ATGAAAAAAGTATTGTTGACACTACCATTACTGCTGTCTGGCCCTGTTCTGGCTTCTCAGTGTAAGGTCGATATAAAAAATGAAATTCACTTAGATGGAGAGGCGGTTGAAATCTACCAAAAAGGTGGAGACACGGCTATTGTTGACGCAAATAACAATCTTCAGATTGCTGGAGAGAATGTTGCACTTACAACAGAGCAGAAGCAGTTGCTGTCTGACTACCGAGAAAGTCTAAACGCGTATATTCCAAGAGTGAAACAAATGGCTCAGGATGGTTTAGAACTTGCCAATAATGTTATTGATGACGTTGCGGTGAGCTTTGATGCTCCGGGAGCCTTTGATAACGTTAAAGATTCGATGAAAAAATTCTACGAAGATGTGGAGTCTCGTTACTACAAAAATGGAGATTTCATCTTGCCAGTAGATGGCGTTAGCTCAATGGCAGATACCTGGACACAAGATCTTGAAAAAGCGGGTGAACTGTTTAACGAAGAGTTCGTGATCAGTGCGTTTAACGCGATGTCTGAAAAGATGAAAGCGGAAGGTGGCATTAACTTGACTCAAATGGCAAACTCTATGACTGAATTAAAAGAGAGAGTATCGCAAAGTATTGCTGAGCATGAGAAAGATGTGATTGAGCAAGGCCAAGAGTTCTGTGACTCTTTAGGGGATATGGCAGATCAAG
- the nqrM gene encoding (Na+)-NQR maturation NqrM, with protein MSTFLITFGVFVAVIAAMSIGYIIQKKVVKGSCGGLGAVGIEKVCNCPEPCDARKKREAREAARAEKLAAWEKDRIA; from the coding sequence ATGAGTACATTTCTAATTACATTTGGTGTTTTTGTTGCGGTTATCGCGGCAATGTCAATTGGTTACATTATCCAGAAAAAAGTCGTGAAAGGCAGCTGTGGTGGCCTTGGTGCAGTGGGTATCGAAAAGGTGTGTAACTGCCCTGAACCTTGCGACGCACGTAAAAAGCGTGAAGCACGTGAAGCTGCTCGTGCAGAAAAGCTAGCTGCATGGGAAAAAGACCGTATTGCTTAA
- a CDS encoding RecQ family ATP-dependent DNA helicase — MNNSNQEINLYQTLRSTFGFDVLRPGQEQVIQTVLDNRSCAAIFPTGSGKSLCYQLPAVILPHLTLVVSPLLALMKDQLDFLHSKGIPAASIDSTLTREQIQQVMESARQGQIKVLMISVERLKNERFRQFISQVPISLMVVDEAHCISEWGHNFRPDYLKLPHYLREFNIPQTLLLTATATRDVINDMQEKFSINESDVVVTGFYRPNLDLSVTPCEGEDKAEALLSTIAPNPTEPTIVYVTLQSTAESVAQLLQQSGINAQAYHAGLANELREQIQRAFMQGEIDCIIATIAFGMGVDKSDIRRVIHYDLPKSIENYAQEIGRAGRDGKTSQCVLLANKDGICTLENFVYGDTPELDEITHIVELANQAAPQWEVVLSRLATESNIRQLPLKTLLVYMEMAGHIESQYSYFADYRFKFIMNKQSIIDHFNEERRDFITAVFNCSPQAKTWCQVDFETLWTHFKGDRQRAIAALDYFHEKGWIELESKLITEVYRVKPLADSLDTYSRRLEKLYKDKEHSDIGRIHNLLALFESDQCLSYNLANYFGDNKAPKNCGHCSVCRGAIASLPMSQPPEVHEDQIHSWLTELEQKSANAISTHLKAKFLCGITTPALTKLKARSLSGFGKMMSIPYSDVLQKVASRQQSEKA; from the coding sequence ATGAATAATTCCAATCAAGAGATCAATCTTTACCAAACATTACGCTCGACATTTGGGTTCGACGTTCTTCGCCCAGGACAAGAGCAAGTGATCCAGACTGTATTAGATAACCGTTCATGTGCGGCGATCTTTCCGACTGGCTCAGGCAAATCACTTTGCTATCAGTTACCCGCAGTCATTCTTCCTCATCTAACTTTGGTGGTCTCTCCTTTACTGGCGCTAATGAAGGATCAATTGGATTTTTTACATAGTAAAGGTATCCCAGCGGCCTCAATTGATTCCACTCTCACCCGAGAACAAATCCAGCAGGTAATGGAAAGCGCTAGGCAAGGACAAATTAAAGTCTTGATGATTTCTGTGGAAAGACTAAAGAACGAACGTTTTCGTCAGTTTATCTCTCAAGTACCCATTTCGTTGATGGTTGTGGATGAGGCGCACTGTATCTCAGAGTGGGGGCACAACTTCCGACCAGACTACCTTAAACTTCCCCACTATCTGCGAGAGTTTAATATACCTCAGACCTTGTTGCTCACCGCGACCGCGACGAGAGATGTCATTAACGATATGCAGGAAAAGTTTTCCATTAATGAATCTGATGTGGTCGTTACTGGGTTTTATCGCCCAAACCTCGATCTCTCTGTGACGCCTTGTGAAGGAGAGGACAAAGCAGAAGCACTGCTTTCAACCATAGCGCCAAATCCGACGGAACCTACCATTGTATACGTGACACTCCAAAGTACAGCGGAAAGTGTCGCCCAGTTATTACAACAAAGTGGGATTAATGCTCAAGCGTACCATGCAGGTCTCGCGAATGAGTTGAGAGAGCAAATCCAACGCGCTTTCATGCAAGGAGAGATAGATTGCATTATCGCGACCATCGCTTTTGGTATGGGCGTCGACAAATCTGATATTCGTCGGGTAATCCACTATGACCTGCCAAAATCGATTGAAAACTACGCACAAGAAATTGGTCGTGCGGGCAGAGACGGAAAGACCTCTCAATGTGTTTTACTTGCCAACAAAGATGGCATTTGTACGCTCGAAAACTTTGTCTATGGTGACACCCCAGAACTAGACGAGATAACACACATTGTTGAACTCGCGAATCAGGCTGCTCCTCAGTGGGAGGTTGTCTTAAGCCGCTTAGCAACGGAAAGTAATATAAGGCAATTACCACTTAAGACTCTGTTGGTTTATATGGAGATGGCAGGCCACATCGAATCTCAGTACAGCTATTTTGCCGACTACCGCTTCAAGTTCATCATGAACAAGCAATCCATTATCGACCACTTTAACGAAGAGCGTAGAGACTTTATCACGGCTGTGTTTAACTGTTCACCACAAGCTAAGACATGGTGCCAAGTCGACTTTGAGACGCTATGGACCCATTTTAAAGGGGATAGACAGCGTGCCATCGCCGCTTTGGACTATTTCCATGAGAAAGGCTGGATAGAGCTAGAAAGCAAACTAATAACGGAAGTGTACCGAGTTAAGCCGCTGGCTGACTCCTTAGATACGTACAGCCGTCGCCTTGAGAAACTGTATAAAGATAAAGAACATAGCGACATCGGCCGAATCCATAATCTGCTTGCCCTTTTTGAGTCAGACCAATGTCTAAGCTATAACCTTGCCAACTACTTTGGTGACAATAAAGCCCCTAAAAACTGCGGTCATTGCAGTGTCTGTCGCGGAGCGATCGCTTCCTTGCCTATGAGCCAACCACCAGAGGTTCATGAAGATCAAATACATTCGTGGCTAACAGAATTAGAGCAAAAATCAGCAAACGCCATATCCACTCACCTCAAAGCTAAATTTCTTTGTGGCATCACAACACCAGCATTAACCAAACTTAAGGCACGCTCACTTTCTGGGTTTGGAAAGATGATGTCTATTCCGTACTCTGACGTACTACAAAAGGTGGCATCTAGACAGCAATCAGAAAAAGCTTAA
- a CDS encoding DUF2789 domain-containing protein, producing the protein MEMHQHGMVELFQQLGLGSSEQEINTFIREHRQRRDAVLLHEASFWTEAQAAFLKQAIDEDADWAELVDQLDVMLRD; encoded by the coding sequence ATGGAAATGCATCAACACGGTATGGTTGAACTTTTTCAGCAACTGGGGTTAGGAAGTTCAGAACAAGAGATAAACACATTTATTCGTGAGCACAGACAGCGTCGAGACGCGGTTCTGCTTCATGAAGCCAGTTTTTGGACGGAGGCACAGGCGGCTTTCCTTAAACAGGCGATAGATGAGGATGCAGACTGGGCTGAACTGGTCGATCAGCTCGATGTCATGCTGAGAGATTAG